One window of the Pseudomonas sihuiensis genome contains the following:
- a CDS encoding tetratricopeptide repeat protein, which translates to MYRWLLLVMLSAAALPAMAQQTIDPAVFKALNAAQGAQQKGDYSAARRALDEVQTKSGSLEEALVWRSKAYVAWSAGNNAQAIDWLDKAVRSGKLDDEMLAGERLNLAKLNLGERRYAKVVELLAPNQSSASEEVLQMLVQAYQGMNQPAKALPLAERYVQANPKAADIWLQFLVGANADLKRYAQAERWQRQLLARQPNDAKGWRQLAALQQMAGSNDKALATLRAAHSKGLRFSEAELDNLVLLAGAADQPWQGAKLLAGMLDRGLLANTTARQERLGLFWWQARDRSAAVRVLRPLAERSGNGKHWLYVAQLELEQSRWQAGLDALARAERGGAERAKVRSWRQWAESELRFERENRVASRS; encoded by the coding sequence ATGTACCGTTGGTTGTTGCTCGTGATGCTCAGTGCCGCAGCCCTGCCCGCCATGGCCCAGCAGACCATCGACCCGGCCGTGTTCAAGGCTTTGAATGCGGCGCAAGGCGCGCAGCAGAAGGGCGATTACAGCGCCGCGCGGCGCGCGCTGGATGAGGTCCAGACCAAGAGCGGCAGTCTTGAGGAGGCTCTGGTCTGGCGCAGCAAGGCTTACGTGGCCTGGTCGGCCGGCAACAATGCTCAGGCCATCGACTGGCTGGACAAGGCTGTGCGTAGCGGCAAGCTTGACGATGAAATGCTGGCTGGCGAGCGCCTCAATCTGGCCAAGCTCAACCTGGGTGAGCGCCGCTACGCCAAGGTCGTCGAGTTGCTGGCGCCGAATCAGAGCAGTGCCTCCGAGGAGGTACTGCAGATGCTGGTGCAGGCCTATCAGGGCATGAACCAGCCGGCCAAGGCGCTGCCCCTGGCCGAGCGTTACGTGCAGGCCAATCCCAAGGCCGCCGATATCTGGCTGCAGTTTCTGGTGGGTGCCAATGCCGATCTGAAACGTTATGCCCAGGCCGAGCGCTGGCAGCGCCAGTTGCTGGCGCGCCAGCCGAACGATGCCAAGGGCTGGCGTCAGCTGGCTGCCCTGCAGCAGATGGCCGGCAGTAATGACAAGGCGCTGGCGACCCTGCGTGCGGCGCACAGCAAGGGTCTGCGTTTCAGCGAAGCGGAGCTGGACAACCTAGTGCTGCTCGCCGGTGCTGCCGATCAGCCCTGGCAGGGCGCCAAGCTGCTTGCCGGCATGCTCGACAGAGGTCTGCTGGCCAATACCACCGCGCGTCAGGAACGCTTGGGGCTGTTCTGGTGGCAGGCGCGTGATCGTTCCGCTGCGGTGCGCGTGCTGCGTCCTCTGGCTGAGCGCAGCGGCAATGGCAAGCATTGGCTTTATGTTGCACAGCTGGAGCTGGAGCAGTCGCGCTGGCAGGCTGGCCTGGATGCACTGGCGCGTGCCGAGCGTGGTGGTGCCGAGCGAGCCAAGGTGCGCTCCTGGCGGCAATGGGCGGAAAGCGAGCTGCGCTTCGAGCGGGAGAACCGGGTCGCCAGTCGCAGTTGA
- a CDS encoding TonB family protein, producing MRLPLSFLGACLMALGLFALMLYMVAPPSAKVSQDPVSVANFVRMDGNSSETASRTRQQAPQPPQPQTPQPPTPPTPQTATPNANLPALDIQLPSLASGIAVNSAPAPSLSGLAPGAPAPAPPSQAAESGGQMGGMESEVMPLNDVRPEYPRYALQRGIEGFVKLAFTINRSGNVENIRVLEANPRNVFEREARRAAARWRFAPRTEGGLAVDREAVKTLYFRLERS from the coding sequence ATGCGTCTGCCGCTGTCTTTTCTCGGTGCCTGCCTGATGGCCCTGGGGCTGTTCGCCCTGATGCTGTACATGGTCGCGCCGCCGAGCGCCAAGGTAAGTCAGGACCCGGTCAGCGTGGCCAACTTCGTGCGCATGGACGGTAACTCCAGCGAGACCGCCAGCCGCACCCGTCAGCAGGCACCGCAGCCACCTCAGCCGCAAACGCCGCAGCCACCCACGCCGCCGACACCGCAAACGGCTACGCCAAATGCCAACCTGCCGGCGCTGGACATCCAACTGCCAAGCCTGGCCAGTGGTATCGCCGTCAACAGCGCGCCTGCGCCGAGCTTGTCCGGTCTTGCACCGGGGGCTCCAGCGCCGGCACCGCCGAGCCAGGCCGCCGAGTCCGGTGGGCAGATGGGCGGGATGGAGAGCGAAGTCATGCCGCTCAACGACGTGCGCCCGGAATACCCGCGTTATGCGCTGCAGCGTGGCATCGAAGGTTTCGTCAAACTGGCTTTCACCATCAATCGCTCCGGCAATGTGGAGAACATCCGCGTGCTGGAAGCCAACCCGCGTAACGTCTTCGAGCGCGAAGCACGCCGCGCCGCGGCACGCTGGCGCTTCGCGCCACGTACCGAAGGTGGCCTGGCGGTGGACCGCGAAGCGGTGAAGACCCTCTACTTCCGTCTGGAAAGGAGCTGA
- a CDS encoding ExbD/TolR family protein: MRMRRHHQQDEDTGIDLTPMLDVVFIMLIFFIVTSSFIRESGVEVQRPQAETASPQDKGNILIAVTADGQIWMDKQPVDIRSVRAHVERMRVDQPDGAVVVQADQDARTGLVVQVMDQARLAGVQDVALAAGSGVN; the protein is encoded by the coding sequence ATGAGAATGCGTCGTCACCACCAGCAGGACGAAGATACCGGCATCGACCTCACACCGATGCTCGACGTGGTCTTCATCATGCTGATTTTCTTCATCGTCACCAGCTCCTTCATTCGTGAGTCCGGCGTCGAGGTGCAGCGTCCGCAGGCGGAAACCGCCAGCCCGCAGGACAAGGGCAACATCCTCATTGCCGTCACCGCCGACGGGCAGATCTGGATGGACAAGCAGCCGGTGGACATCCGCAGCGTGCGGGCGCATGTCGAGCGCATGCGCGTCGATCAGCCGGATGGCGCCGTGGTGGTGCAGGCCGATCAGGATGCGCGTACCGGCCTGGTCGTCCAGGTGATGGATCAGGCGCGCCTGGCTGGCGTGCAGGATGTCGCCCTGGCCGCCGGCAGCGGAGTCAATTGA
- a CDS encoding MotA/TolQ/ExbB proton channel family protein has protein sequence MTDLFAFWLRAVDSAHALLDFMSAGGLVMWALAVLCVVFWTLVFERFWYMRRIFPRWVQERREAWQQVLADDNGNWQRAVRLAWLAQARQQLAAPLRLGKTLVALYPLLGLLGTVLGMIAVFDVLALNGTGNPRGMAAGVWQATLPTMAGMVLAIPGLFSLARLEREASQAIERLADQLRHD, from the coding sequence GTGACTGACCTGTTCGCCTTCTGGCTGCGTGCAGTCGACAGTGCTCATGCACTGCTCGACTTCATGAGCGCTGGCGGCTTGGTGATGTGGGCGCTGGCGGTGCTCTGCGTGGTGTTCTGGACCCTGGTGTTCGAGCGTTTCTGGTACATGCGCAGGATTTTCCCGCGCTGGGTGCAGGAGCGCCGCGAGGCCTGGCAGCAGGTGCTCGCCGATGACAACGGCAACTGGCAGCGCGCCGTTCGCCTGGCCTGGCTGGCGCAGGCGCGTCAGCAACTGGCGGCGCCGCTGCGCCTGGGCAAGACCCTGGTGGCGCTGTATCCGCTGCTCGGCCTGCTCGGCACCGTGCTTGGCATGATCGCCGTGTTCGATGTGCTCGCCCTCAATGGCACCGGTAACCCACGCGGCATGGCCGCAGGCGTGTGGCAGGCGACCCTGCCGACCATGGCCGGCATGGTTCTGGCCATTCCTGGATTGTTCAGCCTGGCGCGCCTCGAACGCGAAGCCAGCCAGGCCATCGAGCGGCTGGCCGACCAGCTGCGTCACGACTGA
- a CDS encoding MotA/TolQ/ExbB proton channel family protein — translation MSRRVVAVLALSLLPALAAVAETLNPDQLLQRIRSERAAEVSAMQEREQAFLAKRSEQAQLLAAARSALNTQKAESERLKAEFDRQEAELAEQEKLLAQRVGHLGELFGVVRQSADDVAGQWQDSLLNAQYPERLKRLKALAESRSLPSAEDLDGYWMLLLEDLAASGRIERLQLPVVNADGSRQEQQVLRVGAFAVYGEDAFLRYDADAGQLVAPPRQPSGLGQVKDYLSSTDALATLPIDPSRGSLLAQLQQQPTLWDRLQQGGLVGWVIVVLGAFGLLLAVWRMVYLARVGSGVKAQMHDLSAPRNDNPLGRVIGVLGAKPQLADLETLELKLDEAILQETPPLEKGQGLLKLLAAVAPLLGLLGTVTGMIVTFQAITQSGGGDSRLMADGISQALVTTVLGLVVAIPLLFLHSLLASRSKGLIQVLEQQSAGLIALHLSGAPRRD, via the coding sequence ATGAGTCGTCGTGTTGTAGCCGTATTGGCGCTCAGCCTGTTGCCGGCACTGGCCGCCGTGGCCGAAACCCTCAACCCCGATCAACTGCTGCAGCGCATCCGTAGCGAGCGCGCTGCCGAAGTCAGCGCCATGCAGGAGCGCGAGCAGGCGTTTCTCGCCAAGCGTAGTGAGCAGGCGCAGTTGCTGGCTGCCGCACGTTCCGCGCTGAATACTCAGAAAGCCGAAAGCGAGCGCCTCAAGGCCGAGTTCGACCGGCAGGAGGCCGAACTGGCCGAGCAGGAAAAACTGCTGGCACAGCGCGTTGGTCACCTCGGTGAGCTGTTTGGCGTGGTGCGCCAGAGCGCGGATGATGTCGCTGGTCAATGGCAGGACAGTCTGCTCAACGCCCAGTATCCGGAGCGTCTGAAGCGCCTCAAGGCGTTGGCTGAAAGCCGCTCGCTGCCGTCCGCCGAAGACCTCGACGGCTACTGGATGCTGCTGCTTGAAGACCTGGCCGCTAGCGGTCGTATCGAGCGCCTGCAACTGCCGGTGGTGAATGCCGATGGTTCGCGTCAGGAGCAGCAGGTGCTGCGAGTCGGTGCCTTCGCCGTGTATGGCGAGGATGCCTTCCTGCGTTACGACGCCGATGCCGGGCAACTGGTGGCGCCGCCGCGTCAGCCGTCCGGCCTGGGCCAGGTCAAGGACTACCTGAGCAGCACCGATGCGCTCGCCACGCTGCCCATCGATCCGAGCCGTGGCAGCCTGCTGGCGCAGCTGCAGCAGCAGCCGACCCTGTGGGATCGGCTGCAACAGGGCGGTCTGGTCGGTTGGGTGATCGTCGTGCTGGGTGCTTTCGGCCTGCTTCTCGCTGTGTGGCGCATGGTCTACCTGGCTCGCGTTGGTAGCGGCGTCAAGGCGCAGATGCACGACCTCAGTGCGCCGCGTAATGACAACCCGCTGGGCCGCGTGATTGGCGTACTGGGCGCCAAGCCACAACTGGCCGACCTGGAGACGTTGGAGCTGAAGCTCGACGAAGCGATCCTGCAGGAAACGCCGCCGCTGGAGAAAGGCCAGGGCCTGCTCAAGCTGCTGGCAGCCGTTGCACCGCTGCTCGGCCTGCTGGGCACCGTGACCGGCATGATCGTGACCTTCCAGGCCATCACCCAGAGCGGTGGCGGCGACTCGCGCCTGATGGCCGACGGTATCTCCCAGGCGTTGGTAACCACCGTGCTGGGCCTGGTGGTAGCCATTCCGCTGCTGTTCCTGCACAGCCTGCTGGCCAGCCGCAGCAAGGGCCTGATCCAGGTTCTGGAGCAACAGAGCGCTGGTCTGATTGCCCTGCACCTGTCGGGAGCGCCGCGCCGTGACTGA
- a CDS encoding DUF3450 domain-containing protein: protein MNRFPHRSLVVALMLSSGSLLAAPLDAALDESQRLAAEAKASQGRVEQLDDASREMLNEYRNALQQAEALKGYNSQLRDLVEAQRQELASYQKQLDGIERTQEAVSPQMVKMVEVLGEFIAADLPFLPEEREDRLAQLQDLLPRADVSLADKYRRILEAYQIESDYGRTLEAWRGELTQGDGGSRSVEFLRLGRSMLYYQTLDAHESGWWNPQTKAWEVLDGSARRPLTQAIAIARQQQAPAVLSLPIKTLAEEAAQ, encoded by the coding sequence ATGAATCGCTTCCCCCACCGTTCCCTGGTTGTGGCACTGATGTTGAGCAGCGGCTCGCTGCTCGCCGCGCCGCTGGATGCTGCGCTCGACGAAAGCCAGCGCCTGGCCGCCGAGGCGAAAGCCTCCCAGGGCCGTGTCGAACAGCTGGATGACGCCAGCCGTGAGATGCTCAATGAGTACCGAAATGCCTTGCAGCAGGCTGAGGCTTTGAAAGGTTATAACAGTCAACTTCGTGACCTGGTCGAAGCCCAGCGTCAGGAGCTGGCCAGTTATCAGAAGCAGCTCGATGGCATCGAACGCACCCAGGAGGCGGTAAGCCCGCAGATGGTCAAGATGGTTGAGGTGCTGGGTGAGTTCATCGCCGCCGACCTGCCGTTCCTGCCCGAGGAACGTGAAGACCGTCTGGCTCAGCTGCAGGATCTGCTGCCACGCGCCGATGTCAGCCTGGCCGACAAATATCGCCGCATCCTCGAGGCCTATCAGATCGAGAGTGACTATGGCCGCACGCTTGAAGCCTGGCGTGGTGAGCTGACCCAGGGCGACGGTGGTTCGCGCAGCGTCGAGTTCCTGCGCCTTGGTCGCAGCATGCTCTATTACCAGACCCTCGATGCTCATGAGAGTGGCTGGTGGAACCCGCAGACCAAGGCCTGGGAAGTGCTCGACGGCAGCGCGCGTCGTCCGCTGACCCAGGCTATCGCCATCGCCCGTCAGCAACAGGCGCCTGCCGTGCTGTCCCTGCCGATCAAGACCCTGGCCGAGGAGGCCGCACAATGA
- a CDS encoding OmpW/AlkL family protein, whose translation MYKSLFTASLLALAIAAPVAQAHQAGDILIRAGAITVNPEADSSSVKVDRGGLAGTDLGGKATMSSDTQLGLNFAYMLTDNLGIELLAATPFEHDVKIKGTVLDAANGKLGSLKHLPPTLSLVYYPLDAKSAFQPYVGAGINYTWIFDEHVGSAASANGFDNFRAKNSWGLAWQVGADYMLTDSLMLNAQVRYIDIDTTAYVDNTALGVRAKVDVDVDPFIYMVGLGYKF comes from the coding sequence ATGTACAAGTCACTGTTCACTGCCTCGCTGCTGGCCCTCGCCATCGCTGCCCCTGTTGCCCAGGCCCACCAGGCCGGCGACATCCTCATCCGCGCCGGCGCCATCACCGTCAACCCGGAGGCCGATTCCTCCAGCGTCAAGGTTGATCGCGGCGGCCTCGCCGGCACCGACCTGGGCGGCAAAGCAACCATGAGCAGTGACACCCAGCTGGGCCTGAACTTCGCCTACATGCTCACCGACAATCTGGGCATCGAATTGCTGGCGGCAACGCCGTTCGAGCACGACGTGAAGATCAAGGGCACCGTCCTCGATGCAGCCAATGGCAAGCTGGGCAGCCTCAAGCACCTGCCGCCGACCCTGAGCCTGGTGTATTACCCGCTGGACGCCAAGTCAGCCTTCCAGCCCTATGTCGGCGCCGGCATCAACTACACCTGGATTTTCGACGAGCACGTCGGTAGCGCCGCCAGCGCCAACGGCTTCGACAATTTCCGTGCGAAGAACTCCTGGGGCCTGGCCTGGCAGGTTGGCGCCGACTACATGCTGACCGATAGCCTGATGCTCAACGCCCAGGTGCGCTACATCGACATCGACACCACCGCCTATGTCGACAACACCGCCCTCGGTGTGCGGGCCAAGGTTGACGTGGACGTAGACCCCTTCATCTACATGGTCGGCCTGGGTTACAAGTTCTGA
- a CDS encoding NAD-dependent epimerase/dehydratase family protein: MAEFLVTGGAGFIGSNLVDALLAAGHGVRVLDNLSMGKRSNLPLDNPRLRFIEGDVADAEVVAQAVAGCAGVAHLAAVASVQASVDDPVSTHQSNFIGTLNVCEAMRQHGVRRVVYASSAAIYGNNGEGVAIDEATAKAPLTPYASDKLAGEHYLDFYRRQHGLEPAVFRFFNIFGPRQDPSSPYSGVISIFTQRAQQGLPISVFGDGEQTRDFFYVGDLVALLMQGLLSEQVVSDPLNVGWSQAVSLNQLLAEIGVLCGGLPPVTHLPARAGDIRHSRADNARLQAHYHMPEQTPLREGLRQLLGV; this comes from the coding sequence ATGGCTGAGTTTCTCGTTACGGGTGGTGCAGGCTTTATCGGTTCAAACCTGGTTGACGCCTTGCTGGCCGCTGGTCACGGGGTGCGCGTGCTGGACAATCTGTCCATGGGCAAGCGCAGCAATCTGCCGCTGGACAACCCGCGTTTGCGCTTCATCGAGGGCGATGTCGCCGATGCCGAGGTGGTCGCGCAGGCGGTGGCAGGTTGTGCAGGGGTAGCGCATCTGGCTGCGGTGGCGTCGGTGCAGGCCTCGGTGGATGATCCGGTGTCCACGCACCAGAGCAATTTCATCGGTACCCTGAATGTCTGCGAGGCTATGCGTCAGCATGGCGTGCGACGCGTGGTCTATGCCTCCAGTGCGGCCATCTATGGCAATAACGGCGAGGGCGTGGCAATCGATGAAGCCACCGCCAAGGCGCCGCTGACGCCTTACGCGTCCGACAAGCTGGCCGGCGAACACTACCTGGATTTCTACCGCCGTCAGCATGGCCTGGAACCGGCGGTGTTTCGTTTCTTCAATATCTTCGGGCCGCGCCAGGATCCATCCTCGCCGTACTCCGGGGTGATCAGTATCTTCACCCAACGTGCGCAGCAGGGGCTGCCGATCAGCGTCTTCGGTGATGGTGAGCAGACCCGTGATTTCTTCTATGTCGGTGATCTGGTCGCGCTGTTGATGCAGGGCTTGCTCAGCGAGCAGGTGGTGAGTGATCCGCTCAATGTGGGTTGGAGCCAGGCGGTAAGTCTCAACCAATTGCTGGCTGAGATCGGCGTGCTGTGCGGCGGCCTGCCGCCGGTGACGCACTTGCCGGCCCGTGCTGGCGATATTCGCCATTCGCGTGCTGACAATGCGCGCTTGCAGGCTCATTACCACATGCCAGAGCAGACGCCGCTGCGTGAAGGCTTGCGCCAGCTGCTCGGTGTGTGA
- a CDS encoding sugar nucleotide-binding protein, translated as MRMRLMLLGGGSALGQALIRLGAEEDIGFLAPRPPENGWDAASLTELLDETRPDALINLAYYFDWFQAESVADSRLQTQERAVERLAELCQHHSIVLLQPSSYRVFDGSRVTAYSEKEEPVPLGLRGQALWRLEQSVRAICPRHVLLRFGWLLDDSREGLLGRFLLRAERDDALYLADDRRGNPTPVDDAARVILAVLKQLDCESPLWGTYHYGGHEASTSLSLGQAVLSEARHYRSNLVEDVAPQAHAARPDAADEPQHAVLACKKILHTFGIKPRAWRSGLPSLLDRYYRHG; from the coding sequence ATGCGAATGCGCCTGATGCTGCTGGGCGGTGGTAGTGCCCTGGGGCAAGCGCTGATCCGTCTTGGCGCCGAGGAAGATATCGGCTTCCTCGCGCCACGCCCGCCGGAAAATGGCTGGGATGCGGCGAGCCTCACCGAGTTGCTCGACGAGACCCGCCCGGATGCATTGATCAACCTGGCTTACTACTTCGACTGGTTCCAGGCCGAGTCGGTGGCCGATTCGCGCCTGCAGACGCAGGAACGCGCGGTGGAGCGTCTGGCTGAGCTGTGCCAGCACCATTCCATCGTCTTGCTGCAGCCGTCCAGCTATCGAGTCTTCGATGGTTCGCGTGTCACCGCATACAGCGAAAAGGAAGAGCCGGTGCCCCTCGGGCTGCGTGGCCAGGCGCTGTGGCGTCTGGAGCAGAGCGTGCGGGCCATCTGTCCGCGTCATGTGCTGCTGCGCTTTGGCTGGTTGCTCGATGACAGCCGTGAAGGGTTGCTGGGGCGCTTTCTGCTGCGCGCCGAGCGCGACGATGCGCTCTACCTCGCCGATGACCGGCGTGGCAACCCCACCCCGGTGGACGATGCTGCGCGGGTGATTCTGGCTGTGCTCAAGCAGCTCGATTGCGAGTCGCCCTTGTGGGGCACCTATCATTACGGCGGCCATGAAGCGAGTACGTCGCTGAGCCTGGGCCAGGCAGTGCTGAGCGAGGCGCGTCACTATCGCAGCAATCTGGTCGAGGATGTTGCGCCGCAGGCGCACGCCGCCCGTCCGGATGCAGCCGATGAGCCGCAGCATGCCGTGCTGGCCTGCAAGAAGATTCTTCACACCTTCGGCATCAAGCCGCGCGCCTGGCGCTCCGGCCTGCCGAGCTTACTGGATCGTTACTATCGCCATGGCTGA
- a CDS encoding single-stranded DNA-binding protein, with protein sequence MARGVNKVILVGTCGQDPETRYLPSGNAVTNLSLATSEQWTDKQTGQKVEKTEWHRVALFGKVAEIAGEYLRKGSQVYIEGKLQTREWEKDGIKRYTTEIIVDMQGTMQLLGGRPSGDEGGAPRQSRPAPQREPQQAPRQERPAPQQAQPAPDYDSFDDDIPF encoded by the coding sequence ATGGCCCGTGGGGTTAACAAAGTCATTCTGGTCGGCACCTGCGGCCAGGACCCGGAAACACGCTACCTGCCCAGCGGCAACGCGGTCACCAACCTGAGCCTGGCCACCAGCGAGCAGTGGACCGACAAGCAGACCGGGCAGAAGGTCGAGAAGACCGAGTGGCACCGTGTCGCCCTGTTCGGCAAGGTCGCCGAGATCGCCGGCGAGTACCTGCGCAAGGGTTCGCAGGTGTACATCGAAGGCAAGCTGCAGACCCGCGAGTGGGAAAAGGACGGCATCAAGCGCTACACCACCGAGATCATCGTCGATATGCAGGGCACCATGCAGCTGCTGGGCGGTCGTCCGAGCGGTGATGAAGGCGGCGCTCCGCGTCAATCGCGTCCGGCTCCGCAGCGCGAGCCGCAACAGGCCCCGCGTCAGGAGCGTCCTGCTCCGCAGCAGGCCCAGCCAGCGCCTGACTACGACAGCTTCGATGACGACATCCCGTTCTGA
- a CDS encoding MFS transporter, with protein MHDPHSERMSSSETRAAGGLAMVFAFRMLGMFMVLPVLATYGMDLAGSTPALIGLAIGAYGLTQAVLQIPFGMLSDRIGRRPVIYAGLLIFAAGSVLAANADSIWGVIAGRVLQGAGAISAAVMALLSDLTREQHRTKAMAMIGMSIGLSFAVAMVVGPLLTRAFGLSGLFWATAAMALLGILIVAGIVPKDAGPLQHRESGVAAQALWPTLKHADLLRLDFAILALHAVLMASFVALPLALVEQGGLVKEEHWWVYLTALLIGFFGMVPFIIYGEKKRQMKRVLLGAVSVLLACELYFAFFGSSLRALVLGIVVFFTAFNLLEASLPSLVSKVAPAGGKGTAMGVYSTSQFLGAALGGILGGWLYQHVGLGGVFIGCAVLCAIWLAIAVTMREPPYVTSLRLPLDAAALADVGLVERLKATPGVADAVVVVDEAAIYIKVDTQQVDRTTLESLIISAPAACRV; from the coding sequence ATGCACGATCCGCACAGCGAGCGCATGAGTAGTAGCGAGACCCGCGCGGCCGGCGGCCTGGCTATGGTGTTCGCGTTTCGTATGCTGGGTATGTTCATGGTGCTGCCGGTGTTGGCCACCTACGGCATGGATCTGGCGGGCAGTACCCCCGCGCTGATCGGCCTGGCCATCGGTGCCTATGGTTTGACCCAGGCTGTGCTGCAAATTCCCTTCGGCATGCTCAGTGACCGTATCGGCCGACGCCCGGTGATCTACGCTGGCTTGCTGATTTTTGCTGCAGGCAGCGTGCTGGCGGCCAACGCCGATTCGATCTGGGGCGTGATCGCCGGGCGTGTGCTGCAGGGGGCTGGAGCGATCTCGGCGGCGGTGATGGCGTTGTTGTCGGATCTGACTCGCGAGCAGCACCGCACCAAGGCCATGGCCATGATTGGCATGAGCATCGGTCTGTCGTTCGCCGTGGCCATGGTGGTCGGCCCGCTGCTGACTCGCGCCTTCGGCCTGTCCGGGCTGTTCTGGGCGACGGCGGCGATGGCGTTGCTCGGCATCCTGATCGTCGCCGGCATCGTGCCGAAAGACGCCGGCCCACTGCAGCATCGCGAATCCGGCGTGGCGGCACAGGCGCTGTGGCCGACCCTCAAGCACGCCGACCTGCTGCGTCTGGACTTCGCCATCCTGGCCCTGCATGCGGTGCTCATGGCCAGTTTCGTCGCCTTGCCGCTGGCGCTGGTGGAGCAGGGCGGCTTGGTCAAGGAAGAGCACTGGTGGGTTTACCTCACCGCGCTGCTGATCGGCTTCTTCGGCATGGTGCCGTTCATCATCTATGGCGAGAAAAAACGCCAGATGAAGCGCGTGCTGCTCGGTGCCGTCAGCGTGTTGCTGGCTTGCGAGCTCTACTTCGCTTTCTTCGGCAGCAGCCTGCGGGCGCTGGTACTGGGTATCGTGGTGTTCTTCACCGCCTTCAACCTGCTCGAAGCCTCGCTGCCGTCGCTGGTCAGCAAGGTGGCGCCGGCAGGTGGCAAGGGCACTGCGATGGGCGTCTATTCCACCAGCCAGTTCCTCGGCGCAGCCCTGGGCGGCATTCTCGGTGGCTGGCTTTACCAGCACGTAGGCCTGGGCGGTGTGTTCATCGGCTGCGCCGTGCTCTGTGCAATTTGGCTGGCTATTGCTGTTACTATGCGCGAACCGCCGTACGTGACCAGTTTGCGCCTGCCGCTCGATGCCGCGGCACTGGCCGATGTCGGACTGGTCGAACGCCTCAAGGCAACGCCGGGAGTGGCGGACGCCGTGGTGGTGGTCGACGAAGCGGCCATCTATATCAAAGTCGATACCCAACAAGTGGATCGCACGACGCTGGAAAGCCTGATCATATCGGCACCAGCGGCGTGCCGAGTCTAG